One genomic window of Candidatus Hydrogenedentota bacterium includes the following:
- a CDS encoding PKD domain-containing protein, translating to MRHAGAGGGDDACGGAHGCGGGDGGPQCMGISGYSRGHTDAAGRHGERLGRVRNPARVWATMFRGAWGARCRPRRIREGRRGMRILNLAIVAAVTVAFMVYAPPVAACISLAHDAGADCVAPGSTVLVEVTLRSECAPEVLAVGLRETLPAGWVFGGLAGGALPDVFPESGATGVLEFAWINVPAFPAVFTYTVGVPSEETASRSISGTAEYRQSAGASLSEASVVSICIEGAGEGEGEGEGEGEGEGEGEGEGEGEGEGEGEGEGEGEGEGEGEGEGEGEGEGEGEGEGEGEIVGPTAEFTADVTVGLAPLAVQFADLSTPGSSDIVTWFWNFGDGAVSSEQHPAHTYDETGTYTVRLLVRDANGEQDDIAKVGFVAATASGAGGELAEVVQALINDFSGADADGNGRLSFVEAGLVAPGISVDVFNTIDTNGDGFLTRAEVEAQISGGEGEGEGEGEGEGEGEGEGEGEGEGEGEGEGEGEGEGEGEGEGEGEGEGEGEAGCRLTVSAAKQDIRRLISDVFLLGLAVMTLYVSGRTRNGRG from the coding sequence ATGCGTCACGCTGGAGCAGGCGGCGGAGATGATGCGTGCGGTGGCGCGCACGGGTGCGGCGGGGGCGACGGTGGGCCGCAATGTATGGGAATTTCCGGATATTCCCGCGGCCATACAGACGCTGCGGGACGCCATGGTGAACGGTTAGGAAGGGTTCGGAATCCAGCCCGGGTTTGGGCTACAATGTTTCGCGGAGCCTGGGGTGCGCGATGCCGTCCCCGGCGAATACGTGAAGGGAGACGAGGGATGCGGATTCTCAACCTGGCGATAGTGGCGGCGGTTACCGTGGCATTCATGGTGTATGCGCCGCCGGTTGCGGCGTGTATTTCGTTGGCGCACGACGCCGGCGCCGATTGCGTGGCGCCGGGTTCCACCGTGCTTGTCGAGGTAACGCTGCGCAGTGAATGTGCACCGGAGGTGCTGGCGGTGGGACTTCGGGAAACGCTTCCCGCGGGTTGGGTTTTTGGCGGTCTCGCAGGGGGCGCGCTTCCGGATGTGTTTCCAGAGTCCGGGGCCACGGGGGTGCTGGAGTTTGCCTGGATAAACGTTCCCGCGTTTCCCGCGGTTTTCACCTATACGGTTGGCGTTCCGAGCGAGGAAACGGCCTCGCGATCGATATCCGGGACCGCGGAGTATCGCCAATCGGCCGGCGCGAGCCTGTCGGAAGCGTCCGTGGTCTCTATTTGCATTGAAGGTGCGGGCGAAGGCGAAGGTGAGGGCGAAGGCGAGGGAGAGGGAGAGGGAGAGGGAGAGGGTGAAGGAGAGGGTGAGGGTGAGGGCGAGGGCGAGGGCGAGGGTGAGGGTGAGGGCGAAGGAGAGGGCGAAGGCGAGGGTGAGGGCGAAGGCGAGGGTGAGGGCGAAGGAGAGGGTGAGGGCGAGATAGTTGGACCCACGGCGGAATTCACGGCGGATGTGACGGTTGGGCTTGCGCCGCTGGCCGTTCAGTTTGCCGATCTGTCGACGCCGGGATCATCGGACATTGTTACCTGGTTTTGGAATTTTGGCGACGGCGCCGTATCGTCCGAGCAGCATCCGGCCCACACGTATGACGAAACCGGGACGTACACCGTCCGGTTGCTTGTTCGGGATGCGAACGGCGAACAGGACGATATCGCGAAAGTTGGATTTGTCGCGGCGACGGCGTCGGGCGCGGGCGGGGAGCTTGCGGAGGTGGTGCAGGCGTTGATCAACGATTTTTCGGGCGCCGATGCCGACGGGAACGGCCGTCTGAGCTTTGTGGAAGCCGGATTGGTGGCGCCGGGGATATCGGTGGACGTGTTCAACACGATCGATACCAACGGAGACGGGTTCCTGACGCGAGCGGAGGTCGAGGCCCAGATCAGTGGCGGCGAGGGCGAAGGGGAAGGCGAGGGTGAGGGTGAGGGTGAGGGTGAGGGTGAGGGTGAAGGGGAGGGCGAAGGCGAGGGTGAAGGCGAGGGTGAAGGCGAGGGTGAGGGTGAGGGTGAGGGTGAGGGTGAGGGTGAGGGCGAAGGCGAAGGCGAGGCGGGATGCCGTTTGACGGTATCGGCGGCGAAACAGGACATTCGCCGGCTGATT